A genomic segment from Gracilinanus agilis isolate LMUSP501 chromosome 1, AgileGrace, whole genome shotgun sequence encodes:
- the DAND5 gene encoding DAN domain family member 5 — MLVRQLTAFLSLMSGVWSSPPSSKMTAPMLRPLPSIVSQGSSIYFPPQGEGSGEGPEMPVGDAQISPSPTPISHSWETFLGLQIGDSWEPGKPGKQELQGASRLNLQREMPLEEEEMPAMSLPLSPQDVAGETCKTVPFTQVVSRPGCTSIRLQNKFCFGRCSSFYIPSAGLTKSHLCNSCLPSRHRRVSVVLWCQVVGKPSTHRRLKVSTSLVEACQCHTHM, encoded by the exons ATGCTGGTTAGACAACTCACAGCTTTCCTCAGCCTGATGAGCGGGGTCTGGTCCAGCCCCCCATCATCCAAGATGACAGCTCCAATGCTCAGGCCTTTGCCTTCCATAGTTTCCCAAGGATCCAGCATTTACTTCCCACCTCAGGGGGAGGGCTCGGGAGAAGGACCGGAGATGCCAGTGGGAGATGCTCAGAtctccccttcacccacccctaTCTCCCACAGTTGGGAGACTTTCCTGGGTTTGCAAATTGGAGATTCGTGGGAGCCTGGCAAGCCTGGCAAGCAGGAGCTTCAAGGTGCTTCAAGACTGAATCTCCAGAGGGAGATGCCACTGGAAGAAGAAGAGATGCCTGCCATGTCCCTGCCCCTAAGTCCCCAGGATGTGGCTGGGGAGACATGCAAGACTGTGCCCTTCACCCAG GTGGTCTCCCGGCCTGGCTGTACCTCCATCCGCCTCCAGAACAAGTTCTGCTTCGGCCGCTGCAGCTCCTTCTACATACCCAGCGCAGGCCTCACTAAGTCCCACCTCTGCAACAGCTGCTTGCCCTCCCGCCATCGCCGAGTGTCTGTGGTCCTCTGGTGCCAGGTAGTTGGCAAACCTTCCACCCATAGACGGCTGAAGGTGTCCACCTCACTCGTGGAGGCCTGTCAGTGCCATACACATATGTGA